The following coding sequences lie in one Armatimonadota bacterium genomic window:
- a CDS encoding DegT/DnrJ/EryC1/StrS family aminotransferase, with protein AGDRVVTTPFTFAATSHAVVHAGAQPVFADVDPRTYNLDPAAVEAAVGERGARALIVVHLFGLPCDMAAIDQIVRRHRLLLIEDCAQAHGAAFQGRKVGTFGHAAIFSFYPTKNMTTGEGGMVVTPDPEVARRARLLVDPRFGGEYVYDVIGYNFRMTDVAAAMGLPQLRRLDGHNAIRRRHARLLTEALQDLEWLQVPLEPPGAYHVYTQYTVRVRQREAFMAHLEAEGIGHKIFYPLLIPHTPAYRRLGFDGTFPVAETLTREVLSLPVHPALSADDLQRIIDAARRFRPR; from the coding sequence GTGCCGGCGACCGGGTCGTCACCACTCCCTTCACCTTCGCCGCCACCAGCCACGCCGTCGTCCATGCCGGGGCCCAGCCTGTCTTCGCCGACGTAGACCCGCGGACCTACAACCTGGATCCGGCCGCGGTGGAGGCGGCGGTGGGGGAAAGAGGCGCTCGTGCCTTGATCGTCGTCCACCTCTTCGGGCTGCCCTGCGACATGGCAGCCATCGACCAGATCGTCCGCCGCCACCGCCTGCTGTTGATCGAGGACTGCGCTCAGGCGCACGGTGCCGCCTTCCAGGGGCGCAAGGTGGGGACTTTTGGCCACGCGGCGATCTTCAGCTTCTACCCCACGAAGAACATGACCACGGGTGAGGGCGGGATGGTCGTCACCCCAGACCCGGAGGTGGCCCGTCGGGCGCGGCTGCTGGTGGACCCGCGCTTCGGCGGGGAGTACGTCTACGATGTCATCGGCTACAACTTTCGCATGACCGACGTGGCCGCGGCCATGGGACTGCCGCAGCTGCGCCGCCTGGACGGACACAACGCCATACGGCGCAGACACGCCCGTCTCCTCACCGAGGCCCTGCAGGACCTGGAGTGGCTGCAGGTGCCCCTGGAACCCCCGGGCGCGTACCACGTGTACACCCAGTACACGGTGCGGGTACGGCAGCGGGAGGCGTTCATGGCCCACCTGGAGGCGGAGGGGATCGGGCACAAGATTTTCTATCCTCTGCTCATCCCCCACACGCCGGCCTACCGGCGGCTGGGCTTCGACGGGACCTTCCCCGTCGCGGAGACCCTGACCAGGGAGGTGCTCTCCCTCCCGGTCCACCCCGCGCTGTCGGCGGATGATCTGCAGCGGATCATCGACGCCGCCCGGCGCTTCCGCCCCCGATGA
- the thiT gene encoding energy-coupled thiamine transporter ThiT — translation MSRERLRRLTETAIAVALVAVLSNIRVYKLPQGGSVTAASLVPIFYIALRWGAPWGMLAGALAGVVNYILEPFFVHPVQVLLDYPAAFGALGLAGFLARWPAAGIVAGGAGRWLAHFVSGVVFFASYAPPGQSPWVYSAIYNGSYMLPEVVISIVVTLVLLRSLQRVQPATR, via the coding sequence ATGTCCCGGGAGCGGTTGCGACGGCTCACGGAGACGGCGATCGCGGTGGCCCTCGTGGCCGTGCTCAGCAACATCCGTGTCTACAAGCTGCCCCAGGGTGGCTCGGTGACAGCGGCCAGCCTGGTCCCCATCTTCTACATCGCCCTGCGCTGGGGCGCCCCCTGGGGTATGCTGGCCGGCGCACTGGCCGGTGTGGTCAACTACATCCTTGAGCCGTTCTTCGTCCACCCCGTCCAGGTGCTGCTCGACTACCCTGCGGCCTTCGGCGCCCTGGGCCTGGCCGGGTTCCTGGCGCGCTGGCCGGCAGCTGGCATCGTCGCTGGCGGGGCGGGCCGCTGGCTGGCCCACTTCGTCTCGGGCGTGGTCTTCTTCGCCTCCTACGCGCCGCCGGGGCAGAGCCCGTGGGTCTACTCGGCGATCTACAACGGCAGCTACATGCTGCCGGAGGTGGTCATCAGCATCGTGGTCACCCTGGTGCTTTTGCGCAGTCTGCAGCGGGTGCAGCCGGCGACGCGGTGA
- the recG gene encoding ATP-dependent DNA helicase RecG, producing the protein MSGHASTSISPVSPPTVASPLRAPVQYLKGVGPARAAALARLGINTVGDLLLHLPRRHEDRSRLTPLRDLVHGSETTVQATVAAVSQFRPRHGLVVVKAALVDDSGIAYAVWFNQPYLKQQLRRGMRGLFFGRVERRAGEITLQSPEFEPLDGDMEETWHTGRLVPIYPATEGLSQRVLRTLVRTALTLHAAEAEEILPQELRAARGFPPLPQALWALHFPETVEAQQAARRRLAFEELLVLQLGLALRRRQTARLARPFQYAPGTLVDRFIAGLPFPLTAAQQRAIAQISAEMRGPHPLNRLLQGDVGSGKTVVAVAAMLLCVQGGCQAALMAPTEILAEQHYLTVRRLVGDLGVRVVLLTGGRGAAERERVRQAVRGGTADLVVGTHALIEDEVTFARLGLVVVDEQHKFGVLQRARLRRKGFAPDVLVMTATPIPRTLALTLYGDLDVTVLDELPPGRRPVATYWRQAAARPKVYAFVRQQVAEGRQAYVVCPLIEDSEKLQARAAAQLAEELQREFFPGLTVGLLHGRMPAEEKDRVMDAMRRGRIQVLVATAVIEVGIDIPNASVMVVEDADRFGLAQLHQLRGRVGRGAHRSYCILIASPSTEEGRRRMEVMVATTDGFRIAEEDLRLRGPGELLGTRQHGLPDLRVADLQADLPLMEEAREVAAEIVRRDPGLRASEHTGLRAAVRERFADASLLLVS; encoded by the coding sequence TTGAGCGGTCACGCATCCACCTCTATTTCGCCAGTATCGCCACCTACCGTCGCGTCTCCCCTGCGCGCGCCGGTGCAGTACCTCAAAGGAGTCGGTCCGGCCAGGGCCGCAGCGCTGGCCCGCCTGGGCATCAACACCGTGGGCGACCTGCTGTTGCACCTGCCGCGACGGCACGAGGATCGCAGCCGGCTCACCCCCCTGCGGGACCTGGTGCATGGTAGCGAGACCACGGTGCAGGCCACCGTGGCCGCAGTGAGCCAGTTCCGGCCGCGCCACGGGCTGGTGGTAGTGAAGGCCGCACTGGTGGACGACAGCGGTATCGCCTACGCTGTCTGGTTCAACCAGCCCTACCTGAAGCAGCAGCTGCGCCGGGGCATGCGCGGCCTGTTCTTCGGTCGGGTGGAGCGGCGCGCGGGGGAGATCACCTTGCAGTCCCCGGAGTTCGAGCCCCTGGACGGGGATATGGAGGAGACCTGGCACACCGGCCGCTTGGTCCCCATCTACCCGGCCACGGAGGGACTCTCCCAGCGCGTGCTGCGTACTCTGGTGCGTACCGCCCTCACCCTGCACGCCGCAGAGGCGGAAGAGATCCTCCCCCAGGAGCTGCGGGCGGCCCGTGGGTTTCCGCCGCTGCCGCAGGCCCTGTGGGCTCTGCACTTCCCCGAGACGGTAGAGGCGCAGCAGGCAGCGCGGCGGCGGCTGGCCTTCGAGGAGCTGCTGGTGCTGCAGCTGGGGCTGGCTTTGCGCCGCCGGCAGACGGCGCGGCTGGCCCGGCCGTTTCAGTACGCGCCGGGGACCCTGGTGGACCGTTTCATCGCCGGACTGCCTTTCCCCCTGACGGCGGCCCAGCAGCGGGCCATTGCCCAAATCAGCGCCGAGATGCGAGGACCGCACCCCCTCAACCGCCTCCTCCAGGGGGATGTGGGGTCGGGGAAGACCGTCGTCGCGGTGGCGGCCATGCTCCTGTGCGTACAGGGGGGGTGCCAGGCTGCGCTGATGGCCCCCACGGAGATCCTGGCGGAGCAGCACTACCTGACCGTGCGGCGGCTGGTGGGAGACCTGGGCGTCCGCGTGGTGCTGCTCACCGGCGGCCGCGGCGCCGCGGAGCGGGAGCGGGTGCGCCAGGCGGTGCGCGGCGGCACCGCGGACCTGGTGGTGGGCACGCACGCCCTGATCGAGGACGAGGTGACCTTTGCCCGGCTGGGGCTGGTGGTGGTGGACGAGCAGCACAAGTTCGGGGTGCTGCAGCGGGCGAGGTTGCGGCGCAAGGGATTCGCCCCCGACGTGCTGGTGATGACGGCAACGCCCATACCCCGTACCCTGGCGCTGACCCTGTACGGCGACCTGGACGTGACCGTCCTGGACGAGCTGCCGCCAGGCCGGCGGCCCGTGGCCACCTACTGGCGCCAGGCGGCGGCGCGACCCAAGGTCTACGCCTTCGTGCGCCAGCAGGTCGCGGAGGGCCGCCAGGCCTATGTGGTCTGTCCCCTGATCGAGGACTCAGAGAAGCTGCAGGCCAGGGCCGCGGCGCAGCTGGCGGAGGAGCTGCAGCGGGAGTTCTTCCCGGGGTTGACCGTGGGGCTGCTCCACGGCCGTATGCCCGCGGAGGAGAAGGACCGGGTGATGGACGCCATGCGCCGGGGGAGGATCCAGGTGCTGGTGGCCACCGCGGTGATCGAGGTGGGCATCGACATCCCCAATGCTTCCGTTATGGTCGTCGAGGACGCGGACCGCTTCGGTCTGGCGCAGTTGCACCAGCTGCGGGGGCGGGTGGGGCGAGGGGCGCACCGCTCTTACTGCATCCTCATCGCCTCGCCCTCGACAGAGGAGGGGCGGCGGCGCATGGAGGTGATGGTGGCCACGACCGACGGCTTCCGCATCGCCGAGGAGGACCTGCGGCTACGCGGACCCGGTGAGCTGCTGGGTACCCGGCAGCACGGGCTGCCGGACCTGCGGGTGGCCGACCTGCAGGCGGACCTCCCCCTCATGGAGGAAGCGCGGGAGGTGGCGGCGGAGATTGTGCGGCGGGATCCAGGGTTGCGGGCTTCCGAGCACACCGGCCTGCGGGCGGCGGTGCGGGAGCGCTTTGCCGACGCCAGCCTCCTCCTGGTGAGCTGA
- the hslO gene encoding Hsp33 family molecular chaperone HslO produces the protein MPDHLVRAIAAGGNVLGFAAVTTHTVEEARRRHQTAPTATAALGRTLAATVMLGAGLKAEQRLTVRVLGDGPLGGIISEGNGRGEVRGYVQNPRVDLPLTPRRKLNVGAAVGRGTLHVTKDVGLRYPYHGSVPLVSGEIGEDVAHYLVVSEQVPAVVALGVLVAPDQRVEAAGGFIIQVLPGAPAQIPRYLEERMSHLPGVTQLVRRSGSAAELLSEALGDLDSRVLEEVPVAFRCGCSRQRVEGVLVALGRDEVSRLVEEEGQAEVICRFCGDRYVLGAADVERLFTPRA, from the coding sequence ATGCCCGACCACCTCGTCCGCGCCATCGCCGCCGGAGGCAACGTGCTGGGATTTGCCGCGGTGACCACCCACACCGTGGAGGAGGCCCGCCGCCGACACCAGACCGCTCCCACCGCCACCGCGGCGTTGGGACGGACCCTCGCCGCCACCGTGATGCTGGGGGCGGGGCTGAAGGCCGAGCAGCGCCTTACCGTGCGCGTGCTGGGCGATGGGCCGCTGGGCGGCATCATCTCCGAGGGCAACGGCCGCGGAGAGGTGCGCGGCTACGTGCAGAACCCCCGGGTGGACCTGCCCCTGACCCCGCGGCGGAAGCTCAACGTGGGCGCGGCGGTGGGACGGGGGACCCTGCATGTGACCAAAGACGTAGGGTTGCGCTATCCCTATCACGGCAGCGTCCCCCTCGTCTCCGGAGAGATCGGCGAGGATGTGGCCCACTACCTGGTGGTCTCAGAGCAGGTTCCCGCGGTGGTGGCTCTGGGCGTGCTAGTGGCACCAGACCAGCGCGTGGAGGCCGCCGGCGGCTTCATCATCCAGGTTCTGCCCGGTGCCCCCGCCCAGATCCCCCGCTACCTGGAGGAGCGAATGAGCCACCTGCCCGGTGTGACCCAGCTGGTGCGCCGCAGTGGCAGCGCGGCGGAGCTACTCTCTGAGGCGCTGGGCGATCTGGACTCCCGGGTGCTGGAGGAGGTCCCGGTGGCCTTCCGCTGCGGGTGCTCGCGGCAGCGGGTGGAAGGGGTGCTGGTGGCCCTGGGGCGCGATGAGGTGAGCCGGCTGGTCGAAGAGGAGGGCCAGGCCGAAGTGATCTGCCGCTTCTGCGGCGATCGTTACGTGCTGGGCGCTGCGGACGTGGAGCGGTTGTTCACCCCGCGCGCCTGA
- a CDS encoding thiamine diphosphokinase — translation MRALIITQCPARGHRALRRLAAAADLVLAADGGARVARLAGVVPHEIVGDLDSLDAATRRWARQRRIRRRVFPRAKEATDAELALRQARRRGARLVWLFGAVSGRLDQTLANVLLLFAARRLQVVARLTDGRAVACLVDGVVEVQGRQGDAVSLLPLSPVVRGITTVGLRYRLRRGVLHRGSTRGLSNEMTASAAAVRLTAGDLLLVHTPR, via the coding sequence GTGAGGGCGCTTATCATCACCCAGTGCCCGGCCCGCGGGCACCGGGCCCTGCGGCGGCTGGCGGCGGCGGCGGATCTGGTGCTGGCCGCAGACGGTGGTGCGCGGGTCGCCCGCCTGGCCGGGGTCGTGCCTCATGAGATCGTCGGCGATCTGGACTCGCTGGATGCGGCTACCAGGCGGTGGGCGAGACAGCGCCGCATCCGGCGTCGCGTCTTCCCCCGGGCCAAGGAGGCCACGGACGCCGAGCTGGCCTTGCGGCAGGCGCGGCGGCGGGGGGCGCGTCTGGTGTGGCTCTTCGGCGCGGTGTCCGGACGGCTGGACCAGACCCTGGCCAACGTACTCCTGCTTTTCGCCGCCCGGCGGCTGCAGGTGGTCGCCCGGCTGACTGACGGCCGGGCGGTGGCCTGTCTGGTGGATGGCGTGGTGGAAGTGCAGGGACGGCAGGGGGACGCCGTCTCCCTGCTGCCCCTCTCGCCGGTGGTGCGGGGGATCACCACGGTGGGGTTGCGCTATCGCCTGCGGCGCGGCGTGCTGCACCGCGGCTCCACCCGAGGCCTGAGCAATGAGATGACCGCCTCCGCCGCTGCGGTGCGCCTCACCGCAGGGGACCTGCTGCTGGTGCACACGCCGCGGTAG
- a CDS encoding Gfo/Idh/MocA family oxidoreductase, protein MSRVRLAVVGLGQWGRHHVRILARLPGVDLVGVVDRDRREALHLAQRFETRPYADYRELLGRVQAVSIAVPTALHYQMARDFLDAGAHVLVEKPMTVTAEEAAHLVELAARRERLLLVGHIERFKPAVQRLFRLVREPLAIEARRMRPYDPGRTMDVGVVMDLMIHDVDIVQSLVPGRFEELQAIGVCVRNSHEDLAVARLRSSSGCLITLTASRVAARKTAELEVTMSDGSVHLDLLRQIITVHHFSGEVQRVTVQGEEPLELELRHFVECVRGQARPLVGGEDGLRSLQVAEARMVQIRPPVHV, encoded by the coding sequence ATGAGCCGCGTGCGCCTGGCCGTGGTGGGCCTGGGGCAGTGGGGGCGACACCACGTACGCATCCTGGCCCGACTCCCCGGCGTGGACCTGGTGGGTGTGGTGGACCGGGACCGCCGCGAGGCCCTGCACCTGGCCCAGCGGTTCGAGACGCGACCCTACGCGGACTACCGGGAGCTGCTGGGCAGGGTGCAGGCGGTCTCCATCGCCGTGCCCACGGCGCTGCACTATCAGATGGCGCGGGACTTCCTGGATGCGGGCGCGCACGTCCTGGTGGAGAAGCCGATGACGGTAACCGCGGAGGAGGCGGCGCACCTGGTGGAACTGGCGGCCCGGCGGGAGCGCCTGCTGCTGGTGGGGCACATCGAGCGCTTTAAGCCGGCGGTGCAGCGCCTCTTCCGCCTGGTGCGCGAGCCGCTGGCCATCGAGGCACGGCGGATGCGGCCCTACGACCCGGGGCGGACCATGGACGTGGGTGTGGTCATGGACCTGATGATCCACGACGTAGACATCGTCCAGTCCCTGGTGCCCGGCCGCTTCGAGGAACTGCAGGCCATCGGCGTCTGCGTGCGCAATTCCCACGAGGACCTGGCGGTGGCGCGGTTGCGCAGCAGCAGCGGCTGCCTGATCACCCTGACGGCCAGCCGGGTGGCGGCGCGGAAGACGGCGGAGCTGGAAGTCACCATGTCCGACGGCAGCGTGCACTTGGACTTGCTGCGGCAGATAATCACCGTTCACCACTTCAGCGGCGAAGTGCAGCGGGTGACCGTGCAGGGGGAGGAGCCGCTGGAGCTGGAGCTGCGCCACTTCGTGGAATGCGTGCGCGGCCAGGCTCGCCCCCTGGTCGGCGGGGAGGACGGGCTGCGCTCGCTGCAGGTGGCCGAGGCGCGGATGGTGCAGATCCGGCCGCCGGTGCACGTCTAG
- a CDS encoding Lrp/AsnC ligand binding domain-containing protein, with protein sequence MLETAYFLITLGHRTPAEVARAVRRVPGITEAVVTMGEVDIIAIAQMEGTRGFPALTEALKKIDGVASVTACVVVRP encoded by the coding sequence GTGCTGGAAACCGCCTACTTCCTGATCACGCTGGGGCACAGGACCCCCGCGGAAGTCGCCCGGGCGGTGCGCCGGGTGCCGGGGATCACGGAGGCGGTGGTGACCATGGGCGAGGTGGACATCATCGCCATCGCCCAGATGGAGGGTACCCGGGGCTTCCCCGCGCTCACCGAAGCGTTGAAGAAGATTGACGGAGTGGCCAGCGTCACCGCCTGCGTCGTCGTCCGCCCCTAG
- the rpmB gene encoding 50S ribosomal protein L28 translates to MGRQCEICGKGTTTGFSVSFSHRRTKRVYRANLQRVRGVVGGRLRRVVVCTSCLKSGRVRRAG, encoded by the coding sequence ATGGGGCGGCAGTGCGAGATCTGCGGCAAGGGCACGACAACGGGTTTCTCCGTAAGCTTTTCCCACCGGCGGACCAAGCGGGTCTACCGGGCGAACCTGCAGCGCGTCCGAGGAGTGGTCGGCGGACGGCTGCGGCGAGTGGTTGTCTGCACCTCCTGCCTCAAGTCCGGTCGGGTCAGGCGCGCGGGGTGA
- the rpmF gene encoding 50S ribosomal protein L32 has translation MGIQKRRHSRARVTRSRRQWRIPAISLVACPQCHQLTLPHRVCPACGYYAGRSVLQREAEKK, from the coding sequence GTGGGGATTCAGAAGCGACGCCATTCCCGAGCACGGGTCACACGCAGCCGCCGCCAGTGGCGGATCCCTGCGATCTCGCTCGTGGCCTGTCCGCAGTGTCACCAGCTCACGCTGCCCCACCGGGTCTGCCCCGCGTGCGGGTACTACGCCGGCCGGTCGGTGCTGCAGCGGGAGGCAGAGAAGAAGTAG
- a CDS encoding secondary thiamine-phosphate synthase enzyme YjbQ: MPASWETLQVHSTARVDLVDITARVVALLPAGAEGALVLFTPHTTAALLLNEHEPGLLQDLRAWLERLAPTAEPYAHNRVDDNADAHLRAVALGPSLVLPVAQGRLALGRWQRIFLVELDGPRTRQVRLRLIT, translated from the coding sequence GTGCCTGCCTCCTGGGAGACGCTGCAGGTCCACAGCACCGCTCGCGTTGACCTGGTGGACATCACCGCGCGGGTGGTCGCGCTCCTGCCCGCCGGGGCGGAGGGCGCGCTTGTGCTCTTTACCCCCCACACTACCGCAGCACTTCTACTGAACGAGCACGAGCCGGGCCTCCTGCAGGACCTGCGGGCCTGGCTGGAGCGCCTGGCACCGACGGCGGAGCCCTACGCCCACAACCGGGTGGACGACAACGCCGACGCCCACCTGCGCGCCGTGGCGCTGGGGCCTTCCCTGGTCCTGCCGGTGGCGCAGGGGCGGCTGGCGCTGGGCCGGTGGCAGCGCATCTTCCTGGTGGAGCTGGACGGGCCCCGGACGCGGCAGGTGCGGCTGCGACTGATCACTTGA
- the rsmD gene encoding 16S rRNA (guanine(966)-N(2))-methyltransferase RsmD produces the protein MGRVGRRESVRPTAQRVREALFQSLGALLPEAAVLDLYAGTGALGLEALARGARRVVFVERDPRLAARIREHVRREGWTARAQVWRAAVRTALRALEAAGERFDLVLLDPPYGRGLLQETLDALAGGALLTPGARVVAEGHWRDEPHPPPGLTCVRTARYGETRVWEYAARGPRGEEEAQR, from the coding sequence GTGGGCCGGGTCGGTCGCCGGGAGAGCGTGCGCCCGACGGCGCAGCGCGTGCGGGAGGCCCTCTTCCAGAGCCTGGGGGCGCTGCTGCCCGAGGCGGCGGTGCTGGACCTGTACGCGGGTACCGGGGCTCTGGGACTTGAGGCGCTGGCCCGCGGCGCGCGGCGCGTCGTCTTTGTGGAACGCGACCCCCGCCTGGCCGCCCGGATCCGCGAGCACGTGCGGCGGGAGGGATGGACGGCGCGGGCTCAGGTGTGGCGGGCGGCGGTGCGGACGGCTCTGCGTGCCCTGGAGGCGGCCGGGGAGCGGTTCGACCTGGTCCTGCTGGACCCCCCCTACGGTCGGGGGTTGCTGCAGGAGACCCTGGATGCGCTGGCCGGCGGAGCTCTGCTCACTCCGGGGGCGCGGGTCGTCGCTGAGGGGCACTGGCGTGACGAGCCGCATCCTCCCCCCGGCCTGACCTGCGTACGCACCGCCCGCTACGGGGAGACCCGGGTCTGGGAGTACGCCGCGCGGGGCCCGCGCGGCGAGGAGGAGGCCCAGCGGTGA
- a CDS encoding DUF177 domain-containing protein — protein MIVQLDTICREEPSTMLAFTEMVESGAEVAFPGPVQGEIRFTREGETVWVDGAVETEVTLVCSRCLRPFPYRLRGTFREGFRQGAGDSGRLREGAELILDLAGPELDITEVVRQHLLMALPMAPLCQPECRGLCPVCGADRNEVACACAPGEGDPRLAGLRDFRPASG, from the coding sequence GTGATTGTGCAACTGGACACCATCTGCCGGGAAGAGCCGAGCACGATGCTGGCCTTCACCGAGATGGTCGAAAGCGGGGCGGAGGTGGCCTTCCCCGGGCCGGTGCAGGGGGAGATTCGCTTCACCCGGGAGGGGGAGACCGTCTGGGTGGATGGGGCCGTGGAGACCGAGGTGACGCTTGTCTGCAGCCGCTGCCTGCGTCCCTTCCCCTACCGCCTGAGGGGGACCTTCCGCGAGGGGTTCCGCCAGGGGGCAGGGGATTCAGGACGTCTGCGGGAGGGTGCGGAGCTGATTCTGGATCTGGCCGGGCCGGAGCTGGATATTACCGAGGTGGTGCGGCAGCACCTTTTGATGGCACTGCCGATGGCGCCGCTGTGCCAGCCGGAGTGCCGGGGTCTTTGTCCCGTCTGCGGTGCGGACCGTAACGAGGTGGCCTGCGCCTGCGCCCCGGGGGAGGGCGACCCGCGGCTGGCCGGGCTGCGCGACTTCCGGCCAGCCTCCGGCTGA
- a CDS encoding AIR synthase family protein yields MIPGKVPPALLRRLVYPHLTHRPDVLVAAGIGQDSAVLDFGAHVCVATCDPITGAVRHLGRLAVHVACNDVAATGAEPVALLLTLLLPPGVREEDLETIMREAGHAAAAMGVAIAGGHTEVTPRVTETVAVVTAIGRAPRGAYVHAGGARPGDALLLTKAAGIEGTAILATDLAERLDGPVPRQVLERARRFIDEVSVLPEGRVAVRAGATAMHDVTEGGVLTAAWELAEASGLGVTVRADAVPVRPETAAICAALGADPLLLIGSGALLVTTSDPEATLAALRGAGIPAAHIGTMLAGERVVQQGGRLQALAPAPRDELWRILEEYAAR; encoded by the coding sequence GTGATTCCGGGGAAGGTTCCCCCCGCGCTGCTCCGCCGTCTCGTCTATCCGCACCTGACCCACCGGCCGGATGTCCTGGTCGCCGCCGGCATCGGGCAGGACAGCGCCGTCCTGGACTTCGGGGCCCACGTCTGCGTCGCCACCTGCGACCCCATCACCGGCGCGGTGCGGCACCTGGGGCGTCTGGCGGTCCACGTGGCCTGCAACGACGTGGCCGCCACCGGCGCCGAGCCTGTGGCCCTGCTGCTCACCCTCCTCTTGCCGCCGGGGGTCCGGGAGGAGGATCTGGAGACGATCATGCGCGAGGCCGGGCACGCCGCCGCGGCCATGGGCGTGGCCATCGCAGGCGGGCACACCGAGGTTACGCCCCGGGTGACCGAGACCGTCGCCGTCGTTACCGCCATCGGTCGTGCGCCGCGCGGCGCTTACGTGCACGCCGGGGGGGCGCGACCAGGCGACGCCCTCCTGCTGACCAAGGCGGCTGGCATCGAGGGGACGGCCATTCTGGCCACGGACCTGGCAGAGCGGCTGGACGGGCCGGTCCCCCGTCAGGTCCTGGAGCGGGCGCGGCGTTTCATCGACGAGGTGAGCGTGCTCCCCGAGGGGCGGGTGGCGGTGCGTGCAGGGGCCACCGCCATGCACGACGTCACCGAGGGCGGGGTGCTCACCGCGGCCTGGGAGCTGGCCGAGGCGTCCGGCCTGGGGGTGACGGTGCGGGCAGACGCCGTGCCCGTGCGCCCTGAGACCGCCGCCATCTGCGCGGCGCTGGGGGCGGATCCCCTGCTGCTCATCGGCAGCGGGGCGCTGCTGGTGACCACGAGTGATCCGGAAGCGACACTGGCAGCGCTGCGCGGTGCCGGCATCCCCGCGGCGCACATCGGCACCATGCTGGCGGGGGAGCGGGTGGTGCAGCAGGGGGGTCGGCTGCAGGCGCTGGCGCCGGCTCCCCGAGACGAGTTGTGGCGCATCCTGGAGGAGTACGCCGCGCGCTGA
- the coaD gene encoding pantetheine-phosphate adenylyltransferase, producing the protein MTTALYPGSFDPAHNGHLDVIQRAAAIFDRVVVGVARKTQKNGLFAVAERVAILREATAGLRGVEVRPYGGLTVAFARRVGADLIVKGLRGVEDFEHELRQAVMNRRLGGLDTTFFMPSPPYAQISSTLIRQVVRLGGDVSAFVPAAVARRLPPHRGVRGRARAASRPGRS; encoded by the coding sequence GTGACGACAGCGCTGTATCCGGGCAGCTTCGACCCCGCGCACAACGGGCATCTGGACGTGATCCAGCGGGCGGCTGCCATTTTTGACCGTGTGGTGGTGGGCGTGGCCAGAAAGACACAAAAGAACGGGCTCTTCGCGGTTGCCGAGCGTGTAGCCATCCTGCGGGAGGCGACCGCCGGCTTGCGGGGGGTGGAGGTGCGCCCCTACGGGGGGCTGACCGTCGCCTTCGCCCGCCGGGTGGGCGCGGATCTCATCGTCAAGGGGCTGAGGGGGGTTGAGGACTTCGAGCACGAGCTGCGCCAGGCGGTGATGAACCGGCGCCTGGGGGGTCTGGACACCACCTTCTTCATGCCCTCGCCTCCTTACGCGCAGATCAGCTCCACGCTGATCCGCCAGGTGGTCCGCCTGGGCGGGGATGTCTCCGCCTTCGTGCCTGCGGCCGTGGCCCGGCGCCTCCCGCCGCATCGTGGCGTCCGTGGACGGGCGCGCGCCGCGTCGCGCCCCGGGAGGAGCTAG